A section of the Dermacoccus nishinomiyaensis genome encodes:
- the fdh gene encoding formate dehydrogenase — protein MRRKGSSMGLSPLEWPVLRQVRSKDFLGRGPAVTSEKTRTLEPRTTTADRVVQSVCPYCAVGCGQRVFVKDEKVVAIEGDKDSPISRGRLCPKGSASEQLVNNPSRIKQVLYRKPGGTDWEPIERDKAIDMVVDRFIASRKRGWQETDDKGNRLRRTMGIASLGGATLDNEENYLIKKLFTAAGAIQIENQARIUHSATVPSLGASFGRGGATNPLQDMANADLILIEGSNMAECHPVGFQWVTEAKARGAKVIHIDPRFTRTSAVADKHIPIRGGSDIVFLGALINHVLTTETYFHDYVVAYTNAATIVSDDFVDTEDLDGLFSGYDPTTGQYDQSSWQYKTPPGKPDQGTSSDEKSGSSGHQASGGAETHGSGGPTLAHSAVMRDETLTDPMCVLQIMKRHYARYTPEMVEEVCGVSKEDFALVAREVVANSGRERTTMFAYAVGWTQHVGGAQMIRTAAILQLLMGNVGRPGAGIMALRGHATIQGSTDIPTLFNLLPGYLPMPRVSDHETLEDYIDSIVSKDAKGYWANADKYAVSLLKAWYGENATSANNFGLDYMPRLSGAHGTYQTVMGMIENQVEGYFVLGQNPAVGSANARMQREGLRHLKWLVVRDFQLIETATFWKDAPEIASGEWRSEDIDTEVFFFPAATHVEKAGTFTQTQRLVQWRHKAVNPPGDAQSELDFFHEVGVRIRARLADSSDPIDEPLKAITWDYPKDEHGEVIAESVMAEINGTDAEGKPLATYADLKADGSTTSGCWIYAGIYKDGVNQAARRKPGYEQDETAAEWAWAWPANRRTLYNRASADREGKPWSERKKLIWWDEEKGQWVGKDNPDFPLKTAPSYRPKEGVGGPDGLAGDDPFIMMADGKGWLYAPLGLVDGPMPTHYEAAESPMRNPLYSQQSNPTRVTFRRKDNLNAPSEGTPGGDVYPYVFQIGRLTEHHTAGGMSRWLPYLSELQPSMFIEVSPDLAAEKGLENGDWATVVSARAAIEARVLVTDRMVPLKIGGRMVHQVGMPYHWGSAKSAQVHGDSANDLLGVVLDRNTQIQEGKMGMCDIRPGRRPQDRDEYEQLVSEYQSRAGVTVETGNEICQECD, from the coding sequence ATGCGACGAAAGGGGAGCTCAATGGGTCTGTCACCCCTCGAGTGGCCCGTCCTGCGTCAGGTGCGATCGAAGGATTTCCTCGGTCGTGGCCCGGCAGTGACGAGTGAGAAGACTCGAACGCTCGAACCGCGCACGACGACGGCCGACCGCGTCGTGCAGTCGGTGTGCCCGTACTGCGCCGTGGGCTGCGGCCAGCGCGTGTTCGTCAAGGACGAAAAGGTCGTCGCCATCGAGGGCGACAAGGATTCACCGATCTCGCGCGGCCGCCTGTGCCCGAAGGGCTCGGCGAGCGAGCAGCTCGTCAACAACCCCTCACGCATCAAGCAGGTGCTCTACCGCAAGCCGGGCGGCACCGACTGGGAGCCGATCGAGCGCGACAAGGCCATCGACATGGTCGTCGACCGCTTCATCGCCAGCCGCAAGCGCGGATGGCAGGAGACGGACGACAAAGGCAACCGCCTGCGTCGCACCATGGGGATCGCCTCGTTGGGTGGAGCAACGCTCGACAACGAGGAGAACTACCTCATCAAGAAGCTGTTCACCGCCGCGGGCGCCATACAGATCGAGAACCAGGCGCGTATTTGACACAGCGCCACGGTTCCCAGTCTGGGAGCCTCGTTCGGGCGTGGTGGAGCCACCAATCCACTGCAGGACATGGCGAACGCCGACCTCATCCTCATCGAGGGGTCGAACATGGCCGAGTGCCACCCGGTGGGTTTCCAGTGGGTGACGGAGGCCAAGGCGCGTGGCGCGAAGGTCATCCACATCGACCCTCGCTTCACGAGGACGTCCGCCGTGGCCGACAAGCACATCCCCATCCGTGGCGGAAGTGACATCGTCTTCCTCGGCGCGCTGATCAACCACGTGCTGACGACCGAGACGTACTTCCACGACTACGTCGTCGCGTACACGAACGCCGCGACGATCGTCAGCGACGACTTCGTCGACACCGAGGATCTCGACGGCCTGTTCTCCGGGTACGACCCGACCACGGGCCAGTACGACCAGAGTTCGTGGCAGTACAAGACGCCGCCCGGCAAACCGGATCAGGGCACCTCGAGTGACGAGAAGAGCGGTTCCTCGGGCCACCAGGCGAGCGGTGGCGCCGAGACGCACGGCTCGGGTGGCCCGACGCTCGCGCACTCGGCCGTGATGCGCGACGAGACGCTCACCGATCCGATGTGCGTGCTGCAGATCATGAAGCGGCACTACGCGCGCTACACACCGGAGATGGTCGAAGAGGTGTGCGGCGTCTCCAAGGAGGACTTCGCACTCGTCGCCCGCGAGGTCGTCGCCAACTCTGGTCGCGAGCGCACGACGATGTTCGCCTACGCCGTCGGTTGGACCCAGCACGTCGGCGGGGCCCAGATGATTCGCACCGCGGCGATCCTGCAGTTGCTCATGGGTAACGTCGGGCGTCCTGGCGCCGGCATCATGGCGCTGCGCGGACACGCGACCATCCAGGGATCGACCGACATTCCCACACTGTTCAACCTGCTGCCGGGCTACCTTCCGATGCCGCGGGTCTCCGACCACGAAACGCTCGAGGATTACATCGATTCGATCGTGTCGAAGGACGCCAAGGGGTACTGGGCGAATGCCGACAAGTACGCCGTGTCGCTGTTAAAGGCCTGGTACGGCGAGAACGCGACAAGTGCGAACAACTTCGGGCTCGACTACATGCCGCGTCTGTCCGGCGCGCACGGGACGTACCAGACGGTCATGGGCATGATCGAGAACCAGGTCGAGGGTTATTTCGTGCTCGGGCAGAACCCGGCCGTCGGCTCGGCCAACGCCCGTATGCAACGTGAGGGCCTACGCCACCTCAAGTGGCTCGTCGTGCGCGACTTCCAGCTCATCGAGACCGCGACGTTCTGGAAGGACGCGCCGGAGATCGCCTCCGGGGAGTGGAGGAGTGAGGACATCGACACCGAGGTCTTCTTCTTCCCCGCGGCGACGCACGTCGAGAAGGCCGGTACGTTCACTCAGACCCAACGCCTCGTGCAGTGGCGTCACAAGGCGGTCAACCCGCCGGGCGACGCGCAGAGCGAGCTCGACTTCTTCCACGAGGTCGGGGTGCGCATCCGTGCCAGGCTGGCCGATTCGAGCGACCCCATCGACGAGCCACTCAAGGCGATCACGTGGGATTACCCCAAGGACGAGCACGGCGAGGTCATCGCCGAATCGGTCATGGCCGAGATCAACGGAACCGACGCGGAGGGCAAGCCCCTCGCGACGTACGCAGATCTCAAGGCTGACGGTTCGACGACGTCGGGATGCTGGATCTACGCCGGCATCTACAAGGACGGGGTCAATCAGGCCGCGCGGCGCAAGCCTGGGTACGAGCAGGACGAGACGGCCGCCGAATGGGCGTGGGCGTGGCCCGCGAACCGCCGCACGCTCTACAACCGCGCCTCCGCGGACCGTGAGGGCAAGCCGTGGAGCGAGCGCAAGAAGCTCATCTGGTGGGACGAGGAGAAGGGGCAGTGGGTCGGCAAGGACAACCCCGACTTCCCGCTCAAGACCGCCCCGTCCTACCGTCCGAAGGAGGGTGTGGGTGGGCCCGACGGCCTCGCCGGCGACGATCCGTTCATCATGATGGCGGACGGCAAGGGCTGGCTCTACGCGCCGCTCGGTCTCGTCGACGGCCCGATGCCGACGCACTACGAGGCTGCGGAATCGCCGATGCGTAACCCGCTCTACAGCCAGCAGTCCAACCCGACACGGGTGACGTTCCGTCGTAAGGACAACCTCAACGCGCCGAGCGAGGGCACGCCGGGTGGCGACGTGTACCCGTACGTGTTCCAGATCGGGCGCCTGACGGAGCATCACACGGCCGGCGGCATGAGCCGTTGGTTGCCGTACCTGTCGGAGCTGCAGCCGTCGATGTTCATCGAGGTCTCACCCGATCTCGCGGCCGAGAAGGGCCTCGAGAACGGCGACTGGGCGACCGTCGTGTCGGCTCGCGCGGCGATCGAGGCGCGCGTGCTCGTCACCGACCGCATGGTGCCGCTCAAGATCGGTGGTCGCATGGTGCACCAGGTCGGCATGCCGTACCACTGGGGCAGCGCGAAGTCCGCTCAGGTGCATGGTGATTCGGCCAACGACCTGCTCGGCGTGGTGCTCGATCGCAACACCCAGATCCAGGAGGGCAAGATGGGCATGTGCGACATCCGCCCGGGCCGCCGTCCACAGGATCGGGACGAGTACGAGCAGCTCGTCAGTGAGTACCAGAGCCGCGCCGGCGTCACCGTCGAGACGGGCAACGAGATCTGCCAGGAGTGTGACTGA
- the trhO gene encoding oxygen-dependent tRNA uridine(34) hydroxylase TrhO: MTSPAPSALPSSGDHIAFYRFVAVPDVDAAVVRVRELCAAREGLTGSVLIASEGVNGMLAGAPEQVDAFRAAASADAVTRALFDGIVTKRTAFTRPPFRRMMVKAKREIVPLGVDGLDMPNRMEDVRATDVAPQRWRELIRRDDVIVLDNRNSFEFGVGHFEGAIDPGVENFRDFADYVEAHAPAWRESGTKVAMYCTGGIRCEKSSPWMQDLGLEVFQLQGGILNYFAQMPDADVDWRGECFVFDERVSLDTHLRESGTGAADVDEPRPSE; the protein is encoded by the coding sequence ATGACCTCTCCCGCTCCGTCCGCCCTCCCGTCGAGTGGCGATCACATCGCGTTCTATCGGTTCGTCGCGGTGCCCGACGTCGACGCCGCCGTCGTGCGGGTGCGCGAGCTGTGCGCTGCGCGCGAGGGTTTGACGGGGTCGGTCCTCATCGCGAGCGAGGGCGTCAACGGCATGCTCGCCGGAGCGCCCGAACAGGTCGACGCCTTCCGCGCGGCAGCGAGCGCCGACGCCGTCACGCGGGCCCTGTTCGACGGCATCGTCACCAAGCGCACCGCGTTCACACGTCCGCCGTTTCGCCGCATGATGGTCAAGGCGAAGCGCGAGATCGTGCCGCTGGGCGTCGACGGGCTCGACATGCCGAACCGCATGGAGGACGTGCGTGCCACCGACGTCGCGCCGCAGCGATGGCGCGAGCTGATCCGGCGCGACGACGTGATCGTCCTCGACAATCGCAACAGCTTCGAGTTCGGCGTCGGCCACTTCGAGGGGGCGATCGACCCGGGCGTCGAGAACTTCCGCGACTTCGCCGACTACGTCGAGGCGCACGCGCCTGCGTGGCGTGAGAGCGGGACGAAGGTCGCGATGTACTGCACGGGCGGCATCCGCTGCGAGAAGTCGAGCCCGTGGATGCAGGATCTGGGTCTCGAGGTCTTCCAGCTTCAGGGCGGCATCCTCAACTACTTCGCGCAGATGCCGGACGCCGACGTCGACTGGCGCGGCGAGTGCTTCGTGTTCGACGAACGCGTCAGCCTCGACACGCACCTGCGCGAGAGCGGCACGGGCGCCGCGGACGTCGACGAGCCCCGCCCCTCCGAGTGA
- a CDS encoding ABC-F family ATP-binding cassette domain-containing protein, giving the protein MPSAGGSSGSHLRVDGVSKSYPDRRVLTNISFSVAGGERAALIGENGTGKSTLLRLVAGLERPDAGSITAPGSVGLHHQQAPFALTLTAQQVLDDAAEPIHALARAVEVAGERLARNAEDALAATELDAALAAAERADAWNVEHAIDELVDGLGIGAIARDTPMNEVSGGQLARFSLAWMLIRRPQTLLLDEPTNHLDDRGAQLLTSMLLTWPGPVLLASHDRAFLDESVTDLIDLDPRPLPHRVAARISDASDAGAAHGVTRFTGTFSDYVLARHDEHERWARQYEDEQAELKRLRAKMRDDHTVGRPERGPRTEARGAKKFYSDKNATVVARRVNDSRTALERLEKTQVRKPPATLRFNTERSLAAASRPSELPGGPLLAASAVSVPGRLEPTSLTVSAGERFLVEGPNGCGKSTLLRVLAGELEPVTGSVHRERRVSVGLLGQDTAPLAFDRQPSAGPDVDAPHLEPDTTVLDAYRARVGDDLAARRPLATFGLIAGRDENRALADLSVGQRRRLDLACLLALPPDVLLLDEPTNHFSLLLAEDVERALDDYPGAVVAASHDRMLRSRWAGERLALSSQKTP; this is encoded by the coding sequence TTGCCCTCGGCCGGCGGCTCGTCCGGCAGCCACCTGCGCGTCGACGGCGTGTCGAAGAGCTACCCCGACCGTCGCGTCCTGACGAACATCTCCTTCAGCGTCGCGGGGGGCGAACGCGCCGCCCTCATCGGCGAGAACGGCACGGGCAAGTCGACGCTTCTGCGCCTCGTCGCCGGCCTCGAGCGCCCGGATGCGGGCAGCATCACCGCGCCCGGCAGCGTCGGTCTGCATCATCAACAGGCGCCGTTCGCCCTGACGCTGACGGCGCAGCAAGTGCTCGACGACGCCGCCGAGCCGATCCACGCTCTGGCGCGAGCGGTCGAGGTCGCGGGCGAGCGTCTCGCGCGAAACGCCGAGGACGCGCTCGCCGCAACCGAACTCGACGCGGCCCTCGCCGCGGCGGAGCGAGCCGATGCGTGGAACGTCGAGCACGCGATCGACGAACTCGTCGACGGCCTCGGCATCGGCGCAATCGCGCGTGACACGCCGATGAACGAGGTCTCCGGCGGCCAGCTCGCCCGCTTCTCCTTGGCGTGGATGCTCATCCGCCGTCCGCAGACGCTGCTGCTCGACGAGCCGACCAACCACCTCGACGATCGTGGCGCGCAGCTGCTCACATCGATGCTCCTGACGTGGCCCGGCCCGGTGCTGCTCGCGAGCCACGACCGTGCCTTCCTCGACGAGAGCGTCACCGACCTCATCGACCTCGACCCGCGGCCCCTGCCGCACCGGGTCGCCGCCCGCATCTCCGATGCCTCGGACGCCGGCGCCGCCCACGGCGTCACGCGTTTCACGGGCACGTTCTCCGACTACGTCCTCGCTCGCCACGACGAGCACGAACGCTGGGCGCGCCAGTATGAGGACGAGCAGGCCGAACTCAAACGGCTGCGCGCGAAGATGAGGGACGACCACACCGTCGGGCGCCCCGAACGAGGGCCCCGCACCGAGGCGCGCGGGGCGAAGAAGTTCTACTCGGACAAGAACGCCACCGTCGTCGCGCGCCGCGTCAACGATTCGCGCACGGCCTTGGAGCGACTCGAGAAGACGCAGGTGCGCAAACCCCCGGCCACGTTGCGGTTCAACACCGAGCGTTCCCTCGCGGCGGCCTCACGCCCGTCCGAACTTCCCGGCGGGCCGCTGCTCGCGGCGTCCGCCGTCAGCGTTCCGGGGCGTCTGGAGCCGACGAGCCTGACGGTGTCCGCCGGCGAGCGCTTCCTCGTCGAGGGGCCGAACGGGTGCGGCAAGTCGACGCTGCTGCGCGTCCTCGCCGGCGAGTTGGAGCCCGTCACGGGGTCAGTGCATCGCGAGCGCCGCGTCAGCGTCGGATTGCTCGGCCAGGACACGGCACCGCTCGCGTTCGACCGTCAGCCCTCTGCCGGCCCTGACGTCGACGCCCCGCACCTCGAGCCCGACACCACCGTCCTCGACGCCTACCGCGCCCGTGTCGGTGACGACCTGGCAGCGCGACGTCCGCTCGCGACGTTCGGCCTCATCGCCGGACGCGACGAGAACCGTGCGTTGGCCGATCTCAGCGTCGGGCAGCGTCGTCGTCTCGATCTGGCGTGTCTGCTCGCGTTGCCGCCGGACGTGCTGCTGCTCGACGAACCGACCAACCACTTCTCGCTCCTGCTCGCCGAGGACGTCGAACGGGCTCTTGACGACTACCCGGGCGCCGTCGTCGCCGCGAGCCACGACCGCATGCTGCGCTCGCGCTGGGCAGGAGAACGCCTCGCACTGAGCTCCCAGAAAACCCCCTAG
- a CDS encoding histidine phosphatase family protein, translating into MTTLLLIRHGQTPNNVIGALDTALPGAGLTELGHAQADDLVPRLADRRIDRVVASAHDRARLTAGPLTAERGLTLTQDAGFGEIFAGDLEMATTHEAADIYLDTAYAWATGDLEARIPGGPAGAETLERFTEALERSLDGLDDDATLAVVSHGAVLRLWVTSQCENLTPREVRQRRIPNTTVLTLEGRPGAWRFVAWDEPRLLDLAADDPTANADED; encoded by the coding sequence GTGACCACCCTCCTGCTCATCCGCCACGGCCAGACCCCCAACAACGTCATCGGTGCGCTGGATACCGCGCTGCCCGGCGCCGGGCTCACCGAGCTCGGCCACGCGCAGGCCGACGACCTCGTGCCGCGCCTCGCCGATCGCCGCATCGATCGAGTCGTCGCGTCCGCCCACGATCGAGCGCGTCTCACGGCCGGACCGCTCACCGCCGAACGCGGGCTGACGCTGACGCAGGACGCCGGCTTCGGTGAGATCTTCGCCGGTGATCTCGAGATGGCGACGACGCACGAAGCCGCCGACATCTACCTCGACACGGCCTACGCGTGGGCCACCGGTGACCTCGAGGCGCGCATCCCGGGTGGCCCCGCCGGCGCGGAGACGCTCGAACGGTTCACCGAGGCACTCGAACGCTCCCTGGACGGGCTCGACGACGATGCGACGCTCGCCGTCGTCAGTCATGGCGCGGTGCTGCGGCTATGGGTGACGTCGCAGTGCGAGAACCTCACGCCGCGGGAGGTGCGTCAGCGTCGGATCCCCAACACGACCGTCCTGACGCTCGAGGGTCGGCCGGGCGCCTGGCGATTCGTGGCCTGGGACGAACCGCGCCTGCTCGACCTCGCCGCCGACGACCCGACGGCCAACGCCGACGAAGACTGA
- a CDS encoding 4Fe-4S dicluster domain-containing protein — MSLVTEYIRSQFAGGGDPSKQAGWGTPEATTLTGGAPNDVLAERMGFFTDTSICIGCKACEVACKEWNRNPEDGYEFTGYSYDNTGELGADTWRHVAFVEQSGEQIARARESGRKLVDLGMPTLRSASGAGADAAGGSGEASHLADLPDDAARAIRVAGGHTDYATDAPSALDPGAPALDVERAQVTDELAGVNVLDIVATDNGVMPTALHEAQDFRWLMASDVCKHCTHAGCLDNCPTGALFRTEFGTVVVQADVCNGCGYCVGGCPFGVIERREKTATVNHGNAQKCTLCYDRLKEGQTPACAQTCPTTSIKFGTHAEMVAIAEERVAQLHAQGMTEARLYGANLDDGVGGTGSVFLLLDDPEVYGLPPDPVAPSKTLPESYKRMAMAAGGMMAAAALAFVGGGVA; from the coding sequence ATGAGCCTGGTGACCGAGTACATCCGTTCGCAGTTCGCGGGTGGAGGTGACCCGTCGAAGCAGGCGGGTTGGGGCACCCCGGAGGCGACGACGCTGACGGGTGGTGCGCCCAACGACGTCCTCGCCGAACGCATGGGCTTCTTCACCGACACCTCGATCTGCATCGGCTGCAAGGCCTGCGAGGTCGCGTGCAAGGAGTGGAACCGCAACCCCGAGGACGGGTACGAGTTCACCGGCTACTCCTACGACAACACGGGTGAGCTGGGTGCCGACACGTGGCGTCACGTCGCGTTCGTCGAGCAGTCGGGCGAGCAGATCGCGCGGGCCCGTGAGTCGGGGCGCAAGCTCGTCGACCTCGGCATGCCGACGCTGCGGTCGGCCTCCGGCGCCGGTGCAGACGCTGCGGGCGGCTCGGGCGAAGCGTCGCACCTCGCCGACCTGCCGGATGACGCCGCGCGCGCCATCCGCGTCGCCGGTGGGCACACCGACTACGCGACCGACGCGCCGTCAGCGCTCGACCCGGGCGCCCCGGCGCTCGACGTCGAACGGGCGCAGGTGACGGACGAATTGGCGGGGGTCAACGTGCTCGACATCGTCGCGACCGACAACGGCGTCATGCCGACGGCGCTGCACGAGGCTCAGGATTTCCGGTGGCTCATGGCGTCCGACGTCTGCAAGCACTGCACGCACGCCGGGTGTCTCGACAACTGCCCGACTGGCGCGCTGTTCCGCACCGAGTTCGGCACGGTCGTCGTGCAGGCCGACGTGTGCAACGGCTGCGGCTACTGCGTCGGCGGGTGTCCGTTCGGCGTCATCGAACGGCGTGAGAAGACGGCGACCGTCAATCACGGCAACGCGCAGAAGTGCACGCTGTGCTACGACCGATTGAAGGAAGGCCAGACGCCCGCGTGCGCGCAGACGTGCCCCACGACGTCGATCAAGTTCGGCACGCATGCGGAGATGGTCGCGATCGCGGAGGAGCGCGTCGCGCAGCTGCACGCGCAGGGCATGACGGAGGCGCGCCTCTACGGCGCGAACCTCGACGACGGCGTCGGCGGCACCGGTTCGGTCTTCCTCCTGCTCGACGATCCCGAGGTGTACGGACTGCCACCGGACCCGGTGGCG
- a CDS encoding amino acid permease — protein MSSTPDALKNSAASDSRDSGDTGYAKHLKNRHIQMIGIGGAIGSGLFLGSAGRLNEAGPSLIFSYAICGAVAMIVVRALGEMVLHRPSSGAFVSYSREFIGEKGAYAAGWFHFLNWAFTLIADATAIATFLYFWKPVSDALPKWALALIALAIVLAINLIGVKLFGEVEFWFSIIKVAMLVVFMVVAIYFIATSHQLGPDTAGLRNITDHGGMFPNGPSHMWTLMSGVIFAYAAMELIGVAAGETENPREVMPKAVRSVLWRILIFYVGTITLFSLLLPHTAYQADTSPFVTVFDRIGFHIGGVKMADIMTVVLVTAVASSMNSGLYSTGRVLRSMAEAGTAPRYLRKMSKHQVPWAAIATTAAFGLIGVAINYAWPSDAFEIVLEVAVLGIIGVWAMILISHMMMVRKAKRGEMQRPDFQLKGAPFLNIVALGFLGFILVLMATQGGVLQKVVLIMGPVVAALMIGGWFLVRNRINAEAFDSEDNAMV, from the coding sequence ATGTCCTCGACTCCTGACGCGCTGAAGAATTCGGCCGCGTCCGATTCGCGCGACTCCGGTGACACCGGGTACGCCAAGCACCTGAAGAACCGCCACATCCAGATGATCGGCATCGGCGGCGCCATCGGCTCCGGCCTCTTCCTCGGCTCCGCGGGGCGTCTCAACGAAGCCGGCCCGTCCCTGATCTTCAGCTACGCCATCTGCGGCGCCGTCGCGATGATCGTCGTGCGTGCGCTCGGTGAGATGGTGCTGCACCGCCCGAGTTCGGGTGCCTTCGTCTCCTACAGTCGCGAGTTCATCGGAGAGAAGGGGGCGTACGCAGCGGGCTGGTTCCACTTCCTGAACTGGGCCTTCACTCTCATCGCGGACGCAACGGCGATCGCGACGTTCCTGTACTTCTGGAAGCCGGTGTCCGACGCCTTGCCGAAGTGGGCGCTCGCCCTCATCGCGCTGGCGATCGTTCTCGCCATCAACCTCATCGGCGTCAAGCTGTTCGGCGAGGTCGAGTTCTGGTTCTCCATCATCAAGGTCGCCATGCTCGTGGTCTTCATGGTGGTCGCGATCTACTTCATCGCGACGTCGCACCAGCTGGGCCCTGATACCGCAGGCCTGCGCAACATCACCGATCACGGCGGGATGTTCCCGAACGGGCCGAGCCACATGTGGACCCTGATGTCCGGCGTCATCTTCGCCTACGCCGCCATGGAACTCATCGGTGTGGCCGCCGGCGAGACGGAGAACCCGCGCGAGGTCATGCCGAAGGCCGTGCGCTCCGTCCTGTGGCGCATCCTGATCTTCTACGTCGGCACGATCACGCTGTTCTCGCTGCTCCTGCCGCACACCGCCTACCAGGCGGACACCTCGCCCTTCGTGACGGTCTTCGACCGCATCGGCTTCCACATCGGCGGCGTGAAGATGGCCGACATCATGACCGTGGTCCTCGTGACGGCGGTCGCCAGCTCGATGAACTCCGGCCTCTACTCCACCGGGCGCGTGCTGCGCTCGATGGCCGAGGCGGGCACGGCGCCGCGTTACCTGCGCAAGATGAGCAAGCACCAGGTGCCGTGGGCCGCGATCGCGACGACGGCTGCCTTCGGTCTCATCGGTGTGGCCATCAACTATGCGTGGCCCTCGGATGCCTTCGAGATCGTCCTGGAGGTCGCCGTCCTCGGCATCATCGGCGTGTGGGCCATGATCCTCATCTCTCACATGATGATGGTGCGCAAGGCGAAGCGCGGTGAGATGCAGCGACCCGACTTCCAGCTCAAGGGCGCGCCCTTCCTCAACATCGTCGCGCTGGGCTTCCTCGGCTTCATCCTGGTCCTGATGGCGACGCAGGGTGGCGTGCTGCAGAAGGTCGTCCTCATCATGGGCCCGGTCGTGGCCGCTCTCATGATCGGCGGTTGGTTCCTCGTCCGCAATCGGATCAACGCCGAAGCGTTCGACTCCGAGGACAACGCCATGGTGTGA
- a CDS encoding CsbD family protein translates to MGIDDKFDNAKDEKLGQAKEAFGKASDDQGLEAEGKGDQMGANLKQAGEKIKDAFKG, encoded by the coding sequence ATGGGTATCGATGACAAGTTCGACAACGCCAAGGACGAGAAGCTCGGCCAGGCCAAGGAGGCCTTCGGCAAGGCGAGCGACGATCAGGGTCTCGAGGCCGAGGGCAAGGGCGACCAGATGGGCGCCAACCTCAAGCAGGCCGGCGAGAAGATCAAGGACGCCTTCAAGGGCTGA
- a CDS encoding HAD hydrolase-like protein yields MPIHRATGFKVALTTGFTRDVADMVLDGVGWRVGPLEDGGMVDALVTADEVAAGRPAPYMIFRAMERAGVVDVRRVVVAGDTGADLVAGTRSGAGLVAGVLSGSGSRETLEASPHTHVLPSVVEVLQEACPQ; encoded by the coding sequence GTGCCCATCCACCGCGCCACCGGCTTCAAGGTCGCCCTGACGACCGGTTTCACCCGCGACGTCGCCGACATGGTGCTCGACGGGGTGGGCTGGCGCGTCGGGCCGCTCGAGGACGGCGGGATGGTCGATGCGCTCGTCACGGCCGACGAGGTGGCGGCGGGGCGTCCCGCGCCGTACATGATCTTCCGGGCGATGGAACGTGCCGGCGTCGTCGACGTCCGAAGGGTCGTCGTCGCGGGCGACACGGGTGCCGATCTCGTCGCGGGCACCCGCAGCGGGGCGGGTCTCGTCGCGGGGGTGCTCTCGGGTTCCGGCTCGCGCGAGACGCTTGAGGCGAGCCCGCACACGCACGTCCTGCCGTCGGTCGTCGAGGTGCTGCAGGAGGCCTGCCCGCAGTGA